AAGCCGCCGTGCGTCTGCATGCATGCTTCCGCGGCGTTCCACAGCGCCTCCGCCGCCACGTAGCGCGCCACGTTGGCCTGCTCGCCGCAGGGCAGGCCGGCCTCGAACATGGCGGTCGCGCGGCGGATCAGCATGTCGGCGGCTTCCGACTGGATATAGGCCTGCGCCAGCGGGAACTGGATGCCCTGGTTGGCGCCGATGGGACGGCCGAACACCACGCGGTCGCGCGCGTATTGCGTGGCGGTCCGGAGAAACCAGCGCGTCGAACCCAGCGCCTCGGCGGCGGTGATCATGCGTTCCGCGTTCATGCCGTCGAGGATGTAGCGAAAGCCCCGGCCTTCCTCGCCCACCAGCGCATCGGCGGGGATCTCCAGGTTCTCGAAGAAGACTTCCGTGGCGTGGTGGTTGACCATCGCCTTGATGGGACGGATCTCCAGGCCGCGGCCCAGGCTCGCACGGATGTCGACGAGGAAGGTGGAAATGCCGTCGATGCGCTTGGCCACCTCGTTGGCCGGCGTGGTGCGGGCCAGCACCAGCATCAGGTCGGAATGCTCGGCGCGCGACGTCCACACCTTCTGGCCATTCAGCACGTAGCCGTCGGCGGTCCGGGTCGCGCGCGTCTTGATCTGCGTGGTGTCCGAGCCGGTGGTGGGTTCGGTGACGCCGAAGGCCTGCAGCCGCAATTCGCCGGCGGCGATGCGGGGCAGGTACTTGCGCTTCTGCGCCTCGCTGCCGTGGCGCAGCACGGTGCCCATGATGTACATCTGCGCGTGGCCCGCGGCGGCGTGGCAGCCGGCGGCGCAGATCTCCTCCATGATCACGGCGGCCGCCCGCAGGGGCAGCCCGGTGCCGCCGTATTCCTCGGGAATCAGCGCCGCGAGGAAGCCGGCGTCCGTCAGCGCCTTGATGAAATCGGTGGGGTAGTCCTCGCGCTCGTCCAGGCCGGACCAGTATTCGGCGGGGAAGTCGGCGCATACGCGGCGCACCGAGTCGCGGATGTCGGGATAGTCCTCGCCCAGCGCCATGGAGAGAGGCGA
This genomic interval from Bordetella genomosp. 10 contains the following:
- a CDS encoding acyl-CoA dehydrogenase family protein, with amino-acid sequence MTQNPSTSDSPLSMALGEDYPDIRDSVRRVCADFPAEYWSGLDEREDYPTDFIKALTDAGFLAALIPEEYGGTGLPLRAAAVIMEEICAAGCHAAAGHAQMYIMGTVLRHGSEAQKRKYLPRIAAGELRLQAFGVTEPTTGSDTTQIKTRATRTADGYVLNGQKVWTSRAEHSDLMLVLARTTPANEVAKRIDGISTFLVDIRASLGRGLEIRPIKAMVNHHATEVFFENLEIPADALVGEEGRGFRYILDGMNAERMITAAEALGSTRWFLRTATQYARDRVVFGRPIGANQGIQFPLAQAYIQSEAADMLIRRATAMFEAGLPCGEQANVARYVAAEALWNAAEACMQTHGGFGFAREYHVERKWREARLARIAPVSTNLILANIAQHTLDLPRSY